The Aspergillus luchuensis IFO 4308 DNA, chromosome 4, nearly complete sequence DNA window GAAAGGGTTGTAGGCCTTAGGATGCAAGAGGAGGTAAAATAATGATCGTTAACTGTcaaaaagtagtagtaagatggagtagtagtagggaaAGTGGACAGTAAACAGCCTGAAGTTAGATGACAAATCGGCGCTTGGAGTTCCAGAAGGCACGCGGTGTTTCGCAACCTGAGATGAGCCGCAATGGCtgatgtatgcatgcattcttttcatcattCATCGCCTCCCCCCCCGCCCACCATCATTCTTAATCTCTGATTCATGATGGTCTCCGCTACTGCCCTCGTCTCCACTCTCCCCTCCACactctccttccctttgcTTCCTCACAtacctctttccctcccgcTTCGGATATCATGACGGGGAACCAAGGTTCCTTGCGCTGGTCGTCGCAATTGACCGTTGCTCCAGCCCAGCAAATTCCCAAGCTTTCCGGCGATAAGATCATACTGCCGCCATCCGCGCTCGAGCAGCTTCTCGCGGCTGCCCCGCTTCAAGAGGTAACTTCGTCAGGTCCAGCACGCCCATACACCAGCACTTTCGATCCTTTCAATCCGCACACCTTCGCCGCCGAGTCCCAGGCGCGCGAACGGGCGGTGGATCGCCAGCAGCAATTGCCCCATCCGCTTACGTTCCGCATCGTGAATCCTCAGAACGAGCGGGTGGTATATGCTGGCGTTCGTGAGTTCTCTGCGCCGGAGAACGAGATTGGTCTCAGTACCTTTTTGCGCGGGGCACTTGGCATTGATGCCACTGGACCACCGTCACAacacgatgatgatggtactGATGGGGAAGTGACAGACGATGCGCCAGCCGCCCCGACCACGGTCACGGTCCATGCGCAGCAGTTACCAAAAGGTACTTATGTCCGTCTGCGCCCTCTAGAAGCTGGATACGACCCGGGGAATTGGAAGGCTTTGCTTGAACAACAGCTGCGGGACAATTACACCACATTAACCTCTGGAGAGGTCCTCACTGTTGCAGGGGGGCGCGATCAGTCATTCCAGTTCTTGGTTGACAAAGTTGAGCCTCATGGCAATGGCATCTGCGTTGTGGATACGGACTTGGAAGTGGATATTGTCGCCTTGACGGAGGATCAAGCCAGAGAAACGTTGGAGAAACGATTGGAGAAATCTGCTCGTGTCTCTGGGAATAGGGCAGGCACATCTGTTGGGGGCGAGTTGCGACTTGGTCAAGTTGTAACTGGCCAGGTTGCGCTTGGGGACTATGTCGACTACGAGGTCCACAAATGGGATCCTACGAATGCACTGGAAGTATCTGTCGAGGGTGCCGATGAGGCAGATCTCTGCCTCTTTGCCAGTCCCCTTTCTGCTCACCAGAGGAACCGACCGCGGGAAGATGAGCATGTTTTCAGTGACCTATCTAATCGGCCGACTAAACGGATTAGGATCCAACCGACAAATGTGGATATGGAAGGCGCTGAGATGCTGTACATATCGGTACATGCACCCACTTCCACCGCCAGTTCAGAAACTGGAGTTTCGGCGCTGCCGTATAGCCTACAGGTTCATGTGGGCTCGTCGCCCGCACAAGCTGAGAATGCTGCAGGCATCGAGCCAGAAAGCCATGAACCGGGTGATGTCCAGTGTAAGAACTGTCGTCAATGGGTACCTGAACGGACATTGATGCTACATGAGAACTTTTGCCTTCGAAACAACATCCTCTGCCCCCAGTGCCAGAACGTGTTCCAGAAGCGGTCTTCGGAATGGCAAAATCATTGGCATTGTCCTCATGACTCGGCTTATGGCACCGGCGACGCAGAAAAGAATCGACACAATCTCTTTTTTCACAGCAAGCGCTCCTGTAGTAGCTGTGGATTTGAGGCGGAGGACCTCCCACGTCTCGCTCAACACCGCACAACTGTCTGTCCGGCCAAGCCCATTTTGTGCCAATTTTGTCATCTTGTGGTCCCTCAAAAGAGTGAATCAGACCCTGAGATGGATGATCCGGACGTTTTAGTCTCCGGTCTCACACCACATGAATTGGTGGACGGTGGCCGGACAACCGAATGCCACCTTTGTGACAAAATCATCCGTCTTCGCGACATGAAGATGCACCTTCGCCATCATGATCTAGAACGCCTGTCTCGACCCACTCCTCGCATATGCTTAAATAAAAATTGCGGACGGACGCTTGACGGACGCGGTACGCAGACTGCAGTCAAGCTCGGTCTATGCAGCATCTGCTTTGGACCACTGTACGTAGATACTTACGATCCCGAAGGCAAAGCGCTCCGGCGGCGCATCGAGCGCCGCTACCTCTCTCAGATGATGAGCGGCTGCGGCAAATCATGGTGTCAAAACGAATACTGCAAGACGGGCAAGCAAGCTAGACCGTCTTCCACATCTGGTGTGGCTGCTCCGATGGGCGCGGCTGCTATTCTAGCCGCAGTGCGGCCTTTGCTTGACGCCGTCAATCTTCAAGGAGATGCGCCGAACACCGCTCCTTTCTACTTTTGCACGGATCAGGCAGGCCAGCAACGTCGCATTGCTGCAGAAATGCTCTCAGCTGAGGGCGCAGTAGCTGACGGCAAGACCTATGCATTGCCGTGGTGCGTTTCCGCCGTTGAAACCACGGCGGGGAATCTAGACAAGGCGCGCGAGTGGTTAGAAAATTGGGCGCCTGCGCAGGGGGAAGGCACATATTAGCTTCAGCGGTAAATAGAAATTTGTTAATATTGTCAAATACCATGCAGAATATTATCAGCCACTTAGGCAACGATACTATTCAAGAGGCCTGCTACGCACTTGTGGCTGGAAGATATCCCTCAGACTTGATATTATATTTGAACTCTTTTCGTGGACATCTAAATTCAGACTTTATAAATCTACGCAGTTCAAGGAACAATCCATGTCTCCTTAAAATGATATGTatagaagaaagggagagcTTAATGATTCGTTGTCATGATTTCAATCAGATATCGTCTGTGCATGCTTGCATGTATAATATGTATCACGCCGCGCCCGTCTTAGCAGCCAGAGTCCCACTTCCCCGAGACGAAAAGATACCCATGATCCCAAAGACCACATAAAACAATGCCAGTGGGTACGCGACTAGGCCCCTCATTCCACGCATGCGCGCCACAGCACAGAACATTCCGGAGGAGCTGTACGTGCACCACCCCACGGCGGCGGTAGTCAACAAGTATCCGAACAGAGTGTCCATGGGGATCAGGATCCCCACTAAGCTGGTCAGCACTAGCGGGAGGAAACAGTATCCCAGCACGCTAGCGGATCGAGGAAAGGTCAAAGTAGCGGAGAAGTGGCCGGCAGCGGAGGAGTCCGACATCGTGGGTTTGTGATGGGGAGAGTAATTGGCGGGATCTGCGGCGTTGGGGACGGGGGCCGTATCGAGGGCGGGAGACATCAGACTGAGAATGAGATGTAAAGCTACGGTTCCGAAGACTGCGACGCCGTAAATGTAGCCGTAGAAGACCTTGCCGGAGAGGAGCAGGAATGTTCCATATAGAACGATGTAGAGAAGGGCTCCGTAGAGGTCGCTGTCATCCATGAGGTGTTGGTCGATACGCGCAAAAGGGTTGAGCACAGTTAGGGTCTATAAGGTAGGAGCAATGGTAAGCTTGGGTTTCACTAGAGCTCCTGCTGTATATAGCTGGTTGATCAGACCGGGGGGGTGGGGGGCTTGCAATATGTACACACCTTCGTGCGGATATGCTCGAAATTGACGCCCAACTCTTCTAGAAGTGGTGGCTCCCCATCGTAGCCCTCCGTGCCAAATGCAGCGAGCCATCCAGTCCTCAGTCCTCCTTGCTCACCCATCCGTCCACTGACTCCTGCAGAAGGGGATCCGAAGCCGCCATATCCGCCACCAACCCCTCCGACGGGGTATGCCTGAGATGCTGGGTTAGGCGCACCACCGAAGCCGCCGTAGGATGCCTGTGACGGGGTCGTATGGCCCGAGACGGAGGTATAGGATGAAGGGTAGAATTGGAGGTTTTGCGCCGATGATTGTACGCCGtaaggctgctgctgggggtaATACTGGGCCATTGCGGCCAGGCTTTGGGGTCGATGTCGGATTGAAGAGATGAGTAGAAAATGTAGGACCTATTGTACGTGTCGGAATGTCGCACTATCGACTAGAAGAGTAAGCAGAGGGGGAGACAGTGATTTGGGaagttgaggatggagatggagacgaggAGTTGCAAGTAGAGAGAACAGCTGGCGGGCGGTGAGATAAGTTGCCTGAGTCCTCAAGGCCACCAGCCACATCGCTTCCTTCATATCGCTacagatataattattaattgtATACTTAACAAGCCAATAATCGTAGAACATCAACGCTTAATTGATTCATGCTTCTAACAGGAATGGGAAACTCCCTTaggaaataataaaaatatgaGCAACTCTCCACagtctcccttccccctcctctatcTAGTTTGTTACAGTGTCAAATATTTTCTACAGGAAATTAATGCCGATTCCAAACTGCAGCCCCTTCCGGCCTTCCTCACCCTTGCGAAGTACCAGGGGTAGGGAGAAGTTGAGCTCGAACCTGGCCACTGGATGGGCGTAGACAAGTCCGACACCCGCCGCGATGCTAGGCAGACCGTTGGTCAGCTCGGAAACTGTGGAAGCCATGGCATTCTGGACCTCCGCTCCCGAAGTAGGTGCGTTCTTGTCAGCAGTGCGGAGGGACAACAGCCGTCCGCCGTTGACAAAAGCTTGCAAGCGGAGAGGCTTCTCCGCGCCTACCCTGGGGAGCGGGAACAGAAGATTGGCGCTTCCTGCAGCATAGACATCACCACCGACAGCATCTGCTCCATCATGGGGACCAAGACCGCAGAGACGAAATCCACGGACATCCGTAGGGCCTCCAAGTAGGAACCGGTCGTTCGTGCGAGAGAGCTGGGGTTTGGAGTCACTATCGAGGCCAAGAGGGTAAAGAAGGCCGGCGCGGAAGCCAGTAGTCAAGCTGATACCACTGTCCCCTTTGATGCCAGGAATCGGAATGGGAACTGCAGCTTGCGTTTCAATCTCCGACTTCCAGAAGGAGACATCGCCCTTGAGAGggccccagccagccacttCGTTGAACAATTTCGCGTAGTAACCacgagagggaagaagcggGCTATCTCTTCGGTCCTTGGTCCAGCTGTGGAACACGCTGCTCTTGACACTATCGCCTGCGTCAGCTCGAACAGTAGGGGATGCGTTCTCGGAAAGTCCAGTCATCTGTCTCCAAAAACCGTTGTAGCCAAATTCATGTTGTTGACCGGAAGGGCTTGCCCAGCGGAATTTGGACCATCCTCCTCTAAGCACCTCCTCGTGGCTCGCCCAGGATTTCTGCGTGGAACTGGCAATACCACCAAGCTCCAGACGGAGATCTGGGTTACTCAGGACTGGGGTGTCAAAGGTGGCTTGATAGGCAGACCTTGTTCGGGTGCCCAGAGACGCATTTAGGTTCAGGTTCTCTGCACCTCCGAACACATTACGCCACAGGAGGTTGCCATAAGCCGAACCTTCGGCATTTCCAAGATCAGTACCTGTCTTCAACAGCACGCGGGACCTTTCTTTGCCGGAGAGATGAACTTTGATGCTCGGGATACCCGACCCGTCTACTTCGGACTGGTCCAAATATACCGAAACGGGTTGTTGAAAGATGTCTAAACATGAAATTAGAGTCGAGCCTTAAGCTAGCTATCGTCAGGGGAGGGACGAACCGAATCTGTTGAGCTTGTCCGCACGTGCCGAAACTTCCCGCAAGGCCTCGGAGAGCGTATAGGGTCTGTCTTGATTACTGCTCAGAAGGGGATCGAAGATTCGCTCCAGGAAGCCTCGGCGGGTGTTGCGAGCGCCGTGAACCTCTACCGAAGAGATAGTGCATGGCAAGGTGGAATTTTGGTCGAGCTGATATTATGCAAGCTCATAGGTCAGCTATCATGACGCACGatgtatagtagtagtaatgatcATATTCATGGCCCACAGCCAGCCATGAGGGAACAGTAGCTTACCAATTCACCAAGGCGAGTCTGCGCCTTCTGATAAATGGCACGAACACGCTCATCAactgcctgctgctgctcattcAGCACTTTCGGATCGGCACGCTGTTGCAGGCGCGCGAAGATCTAGAAGAGAGAACGCCGTTTGTGGTCAGTGCATAGTGCCCGGGGGAATTCCTCAGGGTGAAACTAATGGGGACGCATCACgaacatcttcgtcatcagcAGAAAGTGGGGAGGACATTGCTGCGGCGGCAATGGCCAGATGAGAcctgcttttcctttcctgctttcccttccggagcggcgaagatgaagccATCCGCCCTCGCACGTGACCGTTCCCCGAGGTGCCTCCGGGGGGTTCCTTACAAGCCAGGCCGCAACGCAACTAAAACCAACTATAGACCCagatcttccctctctcccctctctcccccattCCGCCATCGCCTTGGTGTCAGATAGCGTTTGCCTTGCGATCTGCTCCTGTCCGCCCCTTTTGACTTCGGGCCAGTCCCAACAGCTCAGTCTTTGTTATTAATTCTACCCTTGTCGCCCCTGACCTTCGCTACTTTCGTTCTTTTGTCCTTCCGTACTTCGCCCCCCTCTCCGATCTCATTGCAAACAGGCCAGAACGAACTATAAAAAGGATGGCGACGAAAGCGGCTTTCAAGCGCGTGCGTTGCGCCTTATCAAAAAGGAACTATTCCATTGCATTGTATAACTAACAGATGAACAGCTCACTCGCGAATACCAGAACATTCAAAAGAACCCCCCGCCTTACATTGTGGCACATCCGTCGGAGTCCAATATACTCGAGTACGTCATTTGTAGCACCATCACTACCTGCGTCGTCTGCTTGCGACTAAAGTTGACCTTTCCATCTAGATGGCACTATATTCTCACGGGACCCCCAGGCACACCGTATGAAAATGGCCAGTATTGGGGTACCCTAATGTTCCCTCCCGAGTACCCATTTGCTCCTCCGGCTATTCGCATGCACACTCCTAGCGGTCGCTTTCAACCATCAACTCGGCTATGCCTCAGCATCAGTGACTTCCATCCAAAGTCATTCAATCCCGCTTGGGAGGTTTCTACCATTCTCATCGGCTTGCTCTCCTTTATGACGAGCGAGGAGATGACCACCGGAAGCGTGAGCGCATCGGAAGCAGAGCGACGAGTGCTGGCAGCGCGGTCTAGGTGGTGGAATTCTACTGGTGGCGGTTCCCATGTCAGCGCGACCCCAGGCGTGACCCCTACTGCCAAGGGTATCAACAATGTGAAAGCTGGAGACGGCGGTCTAAAGTTTCGCTCGGAGTGGCCAGAGCTTGACCAAGAAAattggaggtggatgaaggatAGTCGCATTGACACCAACACTGGTCAGCTCATGCCTGATCCTAGTGCGGCTAGATGCTCTCCAGAGACAAGTGCGCTTCGCCGACGACCGAATGGTAGCGCTCCGGGACTCGGCGCGGTGATGGAAGGCGGCCATGTCGCTCGAGAAGCAGGTCAAGGCTGGGTCCGCCGCAACAAGATCTGGCTTGGGTTTGCAATTCTATTCGGATATGCACTTCTGACCAGGCTGGTGAAGGATGTCCAAGGCTAATGGCTGACAAGGTCGAGCTGGCTCGGCTTTCCGCTCCTTTTGTATATTTCAGATTGCCCAATTAAGCGTTTGATCGGACATGCAGACACCCCCGAACgatttccctttcctttcttattctgtcttttttttttatttttatttttattcttttttttggccCCTTCCCAGCCAGTGCTGTTCCTGATCGACCTATTTCTTTCAGGGACCCCGGGTTTCAGTTTTCTTGTTTCAGTATAGTGGTCCGGGAGAGTTTGTGCAGATATTTATGGGCTTATCTGATTTTTCAGCTACTGGAGGGCGTCGGGGGATTTCATGTGGCGTTCGAGACATTCATCAGATCATTTATCACTTCTCAACCGTTCGTTGTTGAGTCTGTTCTTTCCCAGCCTTTTGCGTCTTGGAACATGCGACTGTTGTTATCTAAGAGGTCGCCCAAGCATaatggtgaggatggtttGGATCCGGATGGAGCGAATACTTGTACATAAGCAAGCCTGCGTAATAGTTAGAAAGGATCACTCTGCCAGGCGTGGTGGCCTCCACAGTACCAAGTACTTGTTTCTGCTCTGACCGCAGCAGTGCCTCAGGCCTGCAGAGGGATGTCAATCAGCTCACGCCTGATTGGCTGCGGACAATGGCGGAGATAACCGGAATCACGTGGGCGGCGGGCGGGAATTTTCCGGCTTGCAAATAAAATCATTTCGTATCGCCGAAATTACTGTCGATACCGTCGCTATACATCATCGCTTTCGTCCTCGCCCTTTGCTGGAGTTATCTTCTGACGGccccccactccctccctaGCATATTTCGTCCGGCAGCCTGTCTTCaacaccttcttcctctcgcCTAAACTTCCTTTTTATTTCATCGCGCATCAATAATGGGTTGGTTCTGGGCAGACTCTCAAGCAAAGCCCGCGCCCGCGGCTCCGCACCCTGTGCCATCTTCAGACGCCTCTCCTCCCGTAAGTAAAAACGCTACTTAGGCGCAGATGCAAGAAATCTGACGGATGCTTATAGCCAGGATGTCCTATGCACGCATCTAACACCACACCGGCAATGCCAGCCCCGTCATCCGCCTCCGAACCTCCCAGTGCCTGTCCGGTCCGGTCTACAGATTCCCCGTTCTATGTGCCTCCGAAGTCCAAGTCCCCTGAGTCGCAGCCTCCCTCGAACCCAGCTCCCAGCTCCGATTCGCGATCTACGCTGTCAAAGCTGAACCCTCTCAACTACATGTTCGCCTCGATCTCCCAGGAAAGGGCGCCCAACCAGACTGTGGATCTCCCCGTGGAGCGAGAAGTTTCGTCTATCCCCAGATCCGATATGAATGAGAACTGGGAATATCCTTCCCCCCAGCAGATGTACAATGCCATGCTGCGCAAAGGTTACACCGATACCCCGCAGGACGCCGTCGAGGCCATGGTTGCTGTTCACAACTTCTTGAATGAGGGCGCTTGGGACGAGATTGTTCGGTGGGAGCGCATATTCTCCAAGGGCTTGGCAGATGGCTGGGAGAAATGTCGTCGCGGAGAAGAGAACATTGCGATGGACGAGTTTAAGGAGCAGATGTCCAGGGCTCCCAAGCAGGATGTTCCTCCACCGCGACTCATCCGATTCCAGGGTCGCCCGCACGACCTAACGCCCAAGGCACGGATCCTTCAGGCTTTGGGCTGGGTGTATCCTGCCAAATTCGAGTCAGTACTCCCCTTAGCTCCTGTTTCTTCTATCTTCAACTAACGTTTGCCCGTTACTGTAGGTCAAACCCACCCTTCGATCGCCACGATTGGTTTGTGATGCGGCAGACGCCATCCGGTCCTAAGGAAGTCCGTTATGTTATTGACTACTATTCCGGTCCTCCCGAACCCACCGGAGAGCCTGTTTTCTACTTGGATATTCGACCGGCCCTGGACACCCCAACTGCCGCCGTTGAGCGACTAatgagatggggaggagatgtCTGGTGGCGTGCCAGTGGCGCCTCCGTTCGGGAAAACTAACCGACTGGTTGAATGATCTATCAATTGGTTGATTATCGTTAGCATCGCATGGCCGCAACATTCGTCGACACCGTTCAGCAGGATACTTTTAACACTCTGGGAAGGCGCAGGCGTCTGGTCtcggttcttcttccattctgTGGAACCGCCCTGCTATAGTATTGATGTTCTTGTTCGTTCGGATCACTTGGTTTGCGCGCCCCTCTCTATTCATTTCGGCTATGTCTTTATTATAACGTCATGTGGATGCTGGAGTATCAGGAAAGTTCGTCGTCAAATCGGACGACTGGGGTTATTTCTCTCTATTGGTTGCATGCTTTTTCTGGGCTTTTAGTGCCACCCTCTCAGCTccactctcttcccttcATGTGGAATTTGTCTTGATATTCATTATCTTGATttgtaatatatatgaatTCATGCTGCCATCAAATCGTGGGCGGTGATATGGAAGGTACAATTCGTGTTTGTGACTATCTATCGTAATGCTGTGCATGTGTCTGGCTactatagattattatactgTACAGAATTTGTCTGCCTCGGCAGTTATTTCAGCTCAATCCGTCATTTGCGTGAGGTATTCCGGGAATACATCACTCGAAACACGACTGATAAGGAAGATCGGTACTAATCGTGCCAATTGAGGGGAGTAGTGGAAAGCTCGACCACCCGTGCTATTATGGGTATCTGTCGCTCAGTGCCTGACGGCGAGATAGGTATCAAGGTCGACCTCTGTGCGTATGGAACGGAGGGTATACATCGCACCCCTAATTTCTATTACGTCGTTCAACCATCATTGGGCTGATTTTGTGTGTTCTGACCCTGGACCGCTTGGAGAAGTATGCGGGTGCTGGCTGTGTTGTTCAATCCTTGCCCTTGCATCTGCAATCATATGTTAGGCGATAAGAGATCGTATTTGACACACTGCTCGACGGTTTCAAAACTGCTTTGGAGCAATCCGCGCGCCTCCAGCCCTACCCATACGCGAAGCATGGACATGTCGCCGGACCGGACGGATTTGAAAGAGGTAGTGTTAGATCCCAATTTCCGTAGAATGGGAAGGGAGCTAAATAACAAAACGTGTCAGTCAGTGGGCCATTTCAAGTGACAAAGCCAGAGGATCTACCTACCTCTTGAAAAGATCAAGGTTGGGATCCAAATTACGTCCAATGCCCTCAAGGAGAAGACATGAGATAACAACATTAACAAAATCCCCCTCGAGTCGAACGTGATGTTTACGGACCATGGATAGGACATCACTCAGTACATCTCCAATCTTGACGCTACCGAGGGCAAACGTGCGTGACTTGATGTTTAGCACCAGGTGTTCCATGCCCAGGGCGAAGTAATATGGGTCGATCACTGCATCCGGTTGACGACATCGTTCGACCATGAGTTCACCTGCTCGATACCCATCGAACTCGGCAATGGCGCGAAACAGGTCAATGAAATTGCGCCGGTTAAGTTCATTTAGTTGAGTCACCAGTCCAGTGTCGATGAATATGAGCTGGGGTCGATAGCCTTCAGTATTTAAATCATCAAGCGCTTTCACCCA harbors:
- a CDS encoding putative ubiquitin fusion degradation protein (Ufd1) (COG:O;~EggNog:ENOG410PG2Y;~InterPro:IPR042556,IPR032353,IPR042299,IPR004854;~PFAM:PF16558,PF03152;~go_process: GO:0006511 - ubiquitin-dependent protein catabolic process [Evidence IEA]) — translated: MTGNQGSLRWSSQLTVAPAQQIPKLSGDKIILPPSALEQLLAAAPLQEVTSSGPARPYTSTFDPFNPHTFAAESQARERAVDRQQQLPHPLTFRIVNPQNERVVYAGVREFSAPENEIGLSTFLRGALGIDATGPPSQHDDDGTDGEVTDDAPAAPTTVTVHAQQLPKGTYVRLRPLEAGYDPGNWKALLEQQLRDNYTTLTSGEVLTVAGGRDQSFQFLVDKVEPHGNGICVVDTDLEVDIVALTEDQARETLEKRLEKSARVSGNRAGTSVGGELRLGQVVTGQVALGDYVDYEVHKWDPTNALEVSVEGADEADLCLFASPLSAHQRNRPREDEHVFSDLSNRPTKRIRIQPTNVDMEGAEMLYISVHAPTSTASSETGVSALPYSLQVHVGSSPAQAENAAGIEPESHEPGDVQCKNCRQWVPERTLMLHENFCLRNNILCPQCQNVFQKRSSEWQNHWHCPHDSAYGTGDAEKNRHNLFFHSKRSCSSCGFEAEDLPRLAQHRTTVCPAKPILCQFCHLVVPQKSESDPEMDDPDVLVSGLTPHELVDGGRTTECHLCDKIIRLRDMKMHLRHHDLERLSRPTPRICLNKNCGRTLDGRGTQTAVKLGLCSICFGPLYVDTYDPEGKALRRRIERRYLSQMMSGCGKSWCQNEYCKTGKQARPSSTSGVAAPMGAAAILAAVRPLLDAVNLQGDAPNTAPFYFCTDQAGQQRRIAAEMLSAEGAVADGKTYALPWCVSAVETTAGNLDKAREWLENWAPAQGEGTY
- a CDS encoding transporter YIP1 (BUSCO:EOG092643QW;~COG:U;~EggNog:ENOG410PJZA;~InterPro:IPR006977;~PFAM:PF04893;~TransMembrane:5 (i138-156o162-181i228-246o252-272i284-302o);~go_component: GO:0016020 - membrane [Evidence IEA]), which codes for MAQYYPQQQPYGVQSSAQNLQFYPSSYTSVSGHTTPSQASYGGFGGAPNPASQAYPVGGVGGGYGGFGSPSAGVSGRMGEQGGLRTGWLAAFGTEGYDGEPPLLEELGVNFEHIRTKTLTVLNPFARIDQHLMDDSDLYGALLYIVLYGTFLLLSGKVFYGYIYGVAVFGTVALHLILSLMSPALDTAPVPNAADPANYSPHHKPTMSDSSAAGHFSATLTFPRSASVLGYCFLPLVLTSLVGILIPMDTLFGYLLTTAAVGWCTYSSSGMFCAVARMRGMRGLVAYPLALFYVVFGIMGIFSSRGSGTLAAKTGAA
- the sam50 gene encoding SAM complex subunit SAM50 (BUSCO:EOG09263DQH;~COG:M;~EggNog:ENOG410PGJI;~InterPro:IPR000184,IPR039910;~PFAM:PF01103;~go_component: GO:0019867 - outer membrane [Evidence IEA]) → MASSSPLRKGKQERKSRSHLAIAAAAMSSPLSADDEDIFARLQQRADPKVLNEQQQAVDERVRAIYQKAQTRLGELLDQNSTLPCTISSVEVHGARNTRRGFLERIFDPLLSSNQDRPYTLSEALREVSARADKLNRFDIFQQPVSVYLDQSEVDGSGIPSIKVHLSGKERSRVLLKTGTDLGNAEGSAYGNLLWRNVFGGAENLNLNASLGTRTRSAYQATFDTPVLSNPDLRLELGGIASSTQKSWASHEEVLRGGWSKFRWASPSGQQHEFGYNGFWRQMTGLSENASPTVRADAGDSVKSSVFHSWTKDRRDSPLLPSRGYYAKLFNEVAGWGPLKGDVSFWKSEIETQAAVPIPIPGIKGDSGISLTTGFRAGLLYPLGLDSDSKPQLSRTNDRFLLGGPTDVRGFRLCGLGPHDGADAVGGDVYAAGSANLLFPLPRVGAEKPLRLQAFVNGGRLLSLRTADKNAPTSGAEVQNAMASTVSELTNGLPSIAAGVGLVYAHPVARFELNFSLPLVLRKGEEGRKGLQFGIGINFL
- the UBC6 gene encoding ubiquitin-conjugating enzyme E2 (COG:O;~EggNog:ENOG410PGC6;~InterPro:IPR016135,IPR000608;~PFAM:PF00179;~TransMembrane:1 (i276-293o)), yielding MATKAAFKRLTREYQNIQKNPPPYIVAHPSESNILEYVICSTITTCVVCLRLKLTFPSRWHYILTGPPGTPYENGQYWGTLMFPPEYPFAPPAIRMHTPSGRFQPSTRLCLSISDFHPKSFNPAWEVSTILIGLLSFMTSEEMTTGSVSASEAERRVLAARSRWWNSTGGGSHVSATPGVTPTAKGINNVKAGDGGLKFRSEWPELDQENWRWMKDSRIDTNTGQLMPDPSAARCSPETSALRRRPNGSAPGLGAVMEGGHVAREAGQGWVRRNKIWLGFAILFGYALLTRLVKDVQG
- the CYC3 gene encoding holocytochrome c synthase CYC3 (COG:C,O;~EggNog:ENOG410PHVD;~InterPro:IPR000511;~PFAM:PF01265;~go_component: GO:0005739 - mitochondrion [Evidence IEA];~go_function: GO:0004408 - holocytochrome-c synthase activity [Evidence IEA]); the encoded protein is MHASNTTPAMPAPSSASEPPSACPVRSTDSPFYVPPKSKSPESQPPSNPAPSSDSRSTLSKLNPLNYMFASISQERAPNQTVDLPVEREVSSIPRSDMNENWEYPSPQQMYNAMLRKGYTDTPQDAVEAMVAVHNFLNEGAWDEIVRWERIFSKGLADGWEKCRRGEENIAMDEFKEQMSRAPKQDVPPPRLIRFQGRPHDLTPKARILQALGWVYPAKFESNPPFDRHDWFVMRQTPSGPKEVRYVIDYYSGPPEPTGEPVFYLDIRPALDTPTAAVERLMRWGGDVWWRASGASVREN